The following are encoded together in the Blautia obeum ATCC 29174 genome:
- the yqbG gene encoding protein YqbG, whose product MAVKRPWVLPNDVKSYTSHKEVSERSDEKLTFDIARAEMKIIHITNNKFAEYDEIPEPVRMAVILVAEAYAKNDIESAKKKIKSETFDDYSYTVEAGTISLDSLDLEELLADYIITDGIGKTVMRLRSL is encoded by the coding sequence ATGGCAGTAAAAAGACCTTGGGTTCTCCCGAATGATGTGAAAAGCTATACAAGCCACAAGGAAGTTTCCGAAAGATCAGATGAAAAGCTGACTTTTGATATTGCCAGAGCGGAGATGAAGATCATTCACATCACAAATAATAAATTTGCTGAATATGATGAGATTCCGGAACCGGTGAGGATGGCAGTCATACTCGTTGCGGAAGCATATGCAAAGAATGATATTGAATCAGCAAAGAAGAAAATCAAAAGCGAAACTTTTGATGATTATTCTTATACCGTAGAAGCAGGCACAATTAGTCTTGATAGTCTTGATCTTGAGGAATTACTGGCTGATTACATCATTACGGATGGAATTGGAAAAACAGTAATGAGGCTTAGAAGTTTGTAA
- a CDS encoding phage tail tape measure protein, translated as MSDVSVRMTLQDDVSAKMQRITASARTAATQFSNAGRAMDSAFRSSAATSFASQAGSAFNSVESDAEALGNAIDDAVSGLESFSAGDTRGMGSAFSEAADNADDLSDSASRASESVDDLADATGDLGDGADGMDSLAGQVDDAGSSMEEASSKAINLSGALKTLFAVVSAAAIIGQVKDFTADSIELGKNYTSVMSEVAAISGASSSDLAMMEDTARQYGATTVFSASEAAEALKYMSLAGWDAQQSTDALGGVLNLAAASSMGLGEASDMVTDYLSAFGMEANKSTYFADMLAYAQSNSNTTAAQLGEAYKNSAANMHAAGQDVETTTSLLEAMANQGRKGSEAGTTLGAMMRDITAKMDDGAIKIGETSIAVQDASGNFRDMTDILMEVGEATEGMGSAQRAAALSSVFTDDSIKGVNMVLAEGMDKVAGYEEALRSATGASEDMAETMNDNLSGDMANMNSAYEEMQLQAFEAMEGPLREGAQWITSDIIPTLTSWVPDAFGTLASGISKVGNALSPMIKTVLQNPKAVASAFASIGAGFAAMKTVNTGIKIAGMVSEAGGMASALGKLGTSLFGSPWAAGAAAAVAAITAVGLAVKKYNDIQVEDSLSAHFGSVELDDSQIEDFASRVIDAQWLVNINAAIGHFENAEEFNQQAEEALAANDALEWKARVGIQLTEDEQSSYMQNIETFKENIEQALTEQTLAAKMTVNEFDIKMADGSSLGSQIEKWAEQDLGEMQSLSAGLTNLVQTALEDGIIDVDEQAAIDQLQGKINNIMEGWQEAEAQAQMDVLTQKYGRLSGKDLTADTFTKVVEELGEQRETATAALETSEKKLYTTLNALNKADENGVQRISDEELVNYKQQAGYAVRNDQASMLGNSLEFEKNTLSDAYGEKLDSNYSAIQEQTGNFLNNANSYLANQDYMSLVNSMQSGFSSAMTGTSIFSDKDQKALSKIYDSMKPDVESMAGLIDEYREMGQAVPQDVMTAFNDAVQVGAAAGDADAAWQVFANQMIADPASEALVQAIQDGTVSVPEELKTAIDRATTDIDPDPVTIEGMQAEVDDVEVNQDHVDQLIQDALGDLGTVEGEVDGDIQIKVEKGNCLSQIGEALGIDWHEIAEYNGIEDPYTIYPDMELKIPKEKVDTDASGVGEAAEEAAKSETGETIETEQGVKTTLTDEGVDGSQTAQAAEEEAKSQTAETVEREQPVKTNMTNAGVDDSQVTQAAQEQETQAEPKETDVPTTIKFEVASLDDSELASAISEKLQQGEAVPVEVPANVTIKAGAIDDTQLSSEITGKLGEQSAVPVNVPANITLTAGNVDSSQAVATTQSDVISAFSAALPADGTVDVTLAKGNDNIASVYDYVGGLVRSAWANPYSASGTVHVTLTANYSLANPTKTISFGGGATGSATVTAALHAAGGIFDEPHLGMVAEAGPEAIIPLDGSGNAMELWQEAGKRLGALEDGPIQIAPSMYSGGKNTDGNGQETKASSNRTIDININGNGSITAGKGVSKDDIVQVLMEKVRDVFVNIVTEEALVGGDASYEF; from the coding sequence ATGAGCGATGTGTCTGTAAGAATGACGTTGCAGGATGATGTAAGTGCGAAAATGCAAAGGATAACTGCTTCTGCAAGAACAGCAGCTACGCAGTTCAGTAATGCCGGTAGAGCTATGGACAGTGCTTTTCGTTCCAGTGCCGCCACTTCATTTGCAAGTCAGGCAGGAAGTGCCTTCAATTCAGTTGAAAGTGATGCGGAGGCACTTGGAAATGCCATTGATGATGCTGTAAGCGGTCTTGAAAGTTTTTCAGCAGGAGATACCAGAGGGATGGGCTCTGCTTTTTCCGAAGCGGCAGACAATGCAGATGATTTATCTGACAGTGCATCCAGGGCTTCTGAAAGCGTAGATGATCTTGCTGATGCCACTGGTGATCTGGGAGATGGTGCCGATGGTATGGATTCGCTTGCAGGGCAGGTTGATGATGCAGGGAGTTCTATGGAGGAAGCATCATCGAAAGCTATAAATCTCAGTGGAGCTTTAAAAACATTGTTTGCTGTTGTTTCAGCAGCAGCGATTATTGGACAGGTAAAAGATTTTACGGCAGATTCCATAGAACTTGGAAAAAATTATACATCTGTAATGTCAGAAGTAGCTGCTATTTCAGGCGCATCATCCAGTGATCTTGCGATGATGGAAGATACTGCAAGACAATATGGTGCAACCACAGTTTTCAGTGCATCAGAGGCAGCCGAAGCATTGAAATATATGAGTTTGGCAGGATGGGATGCACAGCAGTCTACGGATGCTTTGGGCGGCGTCCTGAACCTTGCCGCGGCATCTAGCATGGGATTAGGTGAAGCATCAGACATGGTTACAGATTATTTGTCTGCATTTGGCATGGAGGCAAATAAATCTACATATTTTGCTGATATGTTGGCGTACGCTCAGTCTAACAGTAATACCACAGCGGCACAGTTGGGAGAAGCATATAAAAACTCAGCTGCGAATATGCACGCCGCAGGGCAAGACGTTGAGACAACCACATCTCTGTTGGAGGCTATGGCAAATCAAGGTCGAAAGGGTTCTGAAGCTGGTACGACATTGGGAGCTATGATGCGAGACATTACAGCCAAAATGGACGATGGAGCAATTAAGATTGGCGAAACGTCTATTGCTGTCCAAGACGCTTCTGGAAACTTCCGAGATATGACAGATATCTTAATGGAAGTAGGAGAAGCTACAGAAGGAATGGGAAGTGCTCAGAGAGCCGCTGCATTAAGCTCTGTATTTACCGATGATTCCATTAAGGGCGTAAATATGGTTCTAGCCGAAGGAATGGACAAGGTTGCTGGATATGAGGAAGCTCTGAGAAGCGCCACCGGAGCATCAGAAGATATGGCAGAAACGATGAATGACAATCTTTCTGGTGATATGGCAAATATGAATAGCGCCTATGAAGAAATGCAGTTACAGGCATTTGAAGCAATGGAAGGACCGTTGCGAGAAGGTGCGCAGTGGATTACCAGTGATATTATTCCAACACTTACATCCTGGGTTCCTGATGCATTTGGAACCTTGGCGAGTGGAATCTCCAAAGTAGGAAATGCACTGTCTCCGATGATCAAGACTGTATTGCAGAATCCAAAAGCTGTCGCAAGTGCGTTTGCATCTATCGGTGCTGGGTTTGCGGCAATGAAAACTGTAAACACTGGTATAAAAATTGCAGGAATGGTTTCAGAAGCCGGTGGAATGGCGAGTGCATTAGGAAAATTAGGTACAAGTTTATTCGGTTCACCATGGGCAGCAGGAGCAGCGGCGGCTGTAGCAGCGATAACAGCCGTAGGCTTGGCCGTAAAGAAATATAATGATATTCAGGTAGAAGACAGCCTAAGTGCGCATTTTGGCAGCGTAGAGCTGGATGATTCTCAAATTGAGGATTTCGCATCACGTGTAATAGATGCACAATGGCTTGTGAATATCAATGCGGCAATAGGTCATTTTGAGAATGCAGAAGAATTTAATCAGCAGGCAGAAGAAGCCCTTGCTGCAAACGATGCTCTGGAATGGAAAGCACGTGTCGGCATTCAGCTTACTGAGGATGAACAGTCCTCATATATGCAGAATATAGAGACATTCAAAGAGAATATTGAACAGGCTCTTACGGAACAAACTCTTGCCGCAAAAATGACGGTAAATGAGTTCGACATAAAAATGGCTGATGGTTCCAGCCTTGGCTCTCAGATTGAGAAATGGGCTGAACAGGATCTGGGTGAGATGCAATCTTTGTCGGCAGGTCTCACAAACTTGGTTCAGACTGCATTGGAAGATGGCATCATAGATGTTGATGAACAGGCAGCGATTGACCAGTTGCAGGGTAAGATCAATAACATTATGGAAGGCTGGCAGGAAGCGGAAGCACAAGCTCAGATGGATGTTCTGACGCAGAAATATGGCAGACTTTCAGGAAAAGATCTGACAGCAGATACATTTACAAAGGTAGTGGAGGAACTTGGCGAACAGAGAGAAACTGCTACTGCGGCATTGGAAACATCAGAAAAGAAGCTGTACACTACATTGAATGCTCTGAACAAAGCTGATGAAAATGGAGTGCAGAGAATTTCAGATGAAGAACTTGTTAATTATAAGCAGCAGGCAGGATATGCCGTAAGGAATGATCAGGCCAGTATGCTTGGAAATAGCCTGGAATTTGAAAAAAATACTCTTTCAGATGCTTACGGAGAAAAACTTGATTCAAATTATTCTGCAATTCAGGAACAGACAGGAAATTTCCTGAATAATGCCAATTCATATCTGGCAAACCAGGATTATATGTCCTTAGTCAATTCAATGCAGAGCGGATTTTCCAGTGCTATGACTGGTACGAGCATATTCAGTGACAAAGACCAGAAAGCATTGTCAAAAATTTATGATTCAATGAAGCCTGACGTAGAAAGCATGGCAGGTCTTATTGATGAGTACAGAGAAATGGGGCAGGCAGTTCCGCAGGATGTAATGACTGCCTTTAATGATGCTGTGCAGGTAGGAGCTGCGGCTGGAGATGCCGATGCTGCATGGCAGGTGTTTGCAAATCAGATGATTGCTGATCCTGCGAGTGAAGCGTTGGTACAGGCAATTCAGGATGGAACCGTAAGCGTTCCGGAAGAATTAAAAACCGCCATTGATAGAGCAACGACAGATATAGACCCGGATCCAGTAACTATTGAAGGCATGCAGGCCGAAGTAGATGATGTTGAGGTAAATCAGGACCATGTAGATCAGCTTATTCAGGATGCCCTTGGTGATCTTGGAACCGTAGAGGGCGAAGTGGATGGAGACATTCAGATCAAAGTTGAAAAAGGTAACTGCCTTTCACAGATCGGAGAAGCCCTTGGAATAGACTGGCATGAAATAGCTGAGTATAACGGTATCGAAGACCCATACACAATTTATCCTGATATGGAATTAAAGATTCCAAAAGAAAAGGTTGATACAGATGCTTCCGGTGTGGGAGAAGCAGCTGAGGAAGCGGCAAAAAGTGAGACAGGGGAAACCATAGAAACTGAGCAGGGAGTAAAGACTACACTTACGGATGAAGGCGTAGACGGTTCTCAGACTGCACAGGCAGCTGAGGAGGAAGCAAAGAGCCAAACAGCAGAGACCGTAGAAAGAGAACAGCCGGTAAAAACAAACATGACAAATGCTGGTGTAGATGATTCTCAGGTAACGCAGGCTGCACAGGAGCAGGAAACACAGGCAGAGCCGAAAGAAACTGATGTTCCAACAACCATTAAATTTGAGGTTGCGAGCCTGGATGATAGTGAACTTGCATCTGCAATTTCTGAGAAATTACAGCAGGGTGAAGCTGTTCCGGTTGAGGTTCCAGCGAATGTAACTATTAAAGCTGGTGCGATTGATGATACTCAGTTATCATCTGAGATTACCGGAAAGCTAGGAGAACAGAGTGCAGTTCCTGTAAATGTCCCAGCGAATATAACGCTGACAGCAGGAAATGTTGATTCATCTCAAGCTGTAGCAACTACACAGAGTGATGTGATCAGTGCGTTTTCAGCAGCCCTTCCTGCCGATGGTACAGTAGATGTTACCCTGGCAAAAGGTAACGACAACATTGCGTCTGTATATGATTATGTAGGAGGACTTGTTCGCAGTGCGTGGGCGAATCCGTATTCTGCATCTGGCACTGTACACGTAACACTGACAGCGAATTATTCTTTGGCAAATCCAACAAAGACAATTAGCTTTGGTGGAGGAGCAACCGGATCCGCAACAGTAACAGCTGCTCTTCATGCGGCTGGCGGTATTTTCGATGAGCCTCATCTTGGTATGGTTGCAGAAGCAGGACCAGAGGCAATTATTCCGTTGGATGGTTCTGGAAATGCTATGG
- a CDS encoding XkdF-like putative serine protease domain-containing protein, producing MKRRRWHGTRAPCFFNALKSKIQKFMKGAKEVPKGNIVKSYAISDAKIGFVSLVDKAANKHKFLITKSEGDTATIQIYGRIVKADEDKHYVTGIVYEPMTEDTDGNYMTEEEITKAAHWFMKNSGKPDIQHCFEKADNVEIVESYVAKSDMEIEGQQIKKGTWLMTMEVADDDVWGKIEKGEITGFSMGGTGNYSTEDVVLSDPDNSIEKTQKKGIMKAVVDAVSKALHLDSTDVIEKGAVKDSYNKRIVRDNFWTAYYSLSDYLLETYNPQTGCYEPIHDETTIREALEDFNSIVVDLLADKDGVFKSIEKAGKKISTQNMETLKGIHESMGAFLEKFKEEEDEEVNKAEIEKTVTEAIAKAMSNLTVTPAISAPNAEGNVTKGETNQTAAPGNSGASEAFTAADIEKMVGEAIQKAMQPKEEPVTKESVEQMIQDAVAKAMEPVMKSVGVPSSLNDANLQKGADEEHYLHGFL from the coding sequence ATGAAGCGTAGGCGTTGGCATGGCACAAGGGCACCATGCTTTTTTAATGCCCTGAAATCGAAGATACAGAAATTTATGAAAGGAGCAAAAGAAGTGCCAAAGGGTAATATTGTGAAGTCTTATGCCATTAGTGATGCAAAAATCGGATTTGTTTCACTGGTGGATAAGGCAGCAAACAAGCATAAATTTTTGATCACCAAATCAGAAGGTGATACTGCTACGATTCAGATTTATGGCCGGATTGTAAAAGCGGATGAAGATAAGCATTACGTTACCGGAATTGTGTACGAACCTATGACTGAGGACACAGACGGAAATTACATGACGGAGGAGGAAATCACAAAGGCCGCCCACTGGTTTATGAAGAACTCTGGCAAGCCAGACATTCAGCATTGCTTTGAAAAAGCAGACAATGTGGAGATCGTAGAATCTTATGTTGCAAAGAGTGACATGGAGATTGAAGGCCAGCAGATAAAAAAGGGAACTTGGCTTATGACGATGGAAGTCGCAGACGATGATGTTTGGGGCAAGATCGAAAAGGGCGAAATTACCGGTTTTTCTATGGGAGGCACAGGAAATTACAGTACAGAGGATGTAGTCCTTTCGGATCCTGATAATTCCATTGAGAAAACGCAGAAAAAAGGAATCATGAAGGCAGTCGTTGATGCTGTGTCAAAAGCACTGCATTTAGATTCAACCGATGTGATCGAAAAAGGCGCAGTAAAAGATTCATACAATAAACGTATCGTTCGGGATAATTTCTGGACAGCGTATTATTCCCTTTCAGATTACTTGCTGGAAACGTATAACCCACAAACAGGATGTTACGAGCCGATACACGATGAAACCACAATCAGGGAAGCATTAGAGGATTTCAACTCAATCGTAGTAGATTTGCTGGCTGATAAAGATGGAGTATTCAAATCTATTGAGAAAGCTGGCAAGAAAATAAGCACACAGAACATGGAAACCTTAAAAGGAATTCATGAAAGCATGGGTGCCTTTCTTGAAAAGTTCAAAGAAGAGGAGGACGAAGAAGTGAACAAAGCAGAAATTGAAAAGACCGTAACAGAGGCGATTGCAAAAGCAATGTCCAATCTTACCGTAACACCGGCTATTTCAGCCCCGAATGCAGAAGGTAATGTGACTAAGGGTGAAACCAATCAGACAGCCGCACCGGGCAATAGCGGAGCCTCAGAAGCATTCACAGCCGCAGATATCGAAAAGATGGTAGGCGAGGCAATTCAGAAGGCAATGCAGCCGAAAGAAGAACCAGTAACCAAAGAATCTGTAGAACAGATGATTCAGGATGCTGTTGCAAAAGCAATGGAACCGGTCATGAAAAGCGTAGGCGTTCCGAGTAGTCTGAACGATGCAAACCTGCAGAAGGGTGCAGACGAAGAACATTATCTGCATGGTTTTCTTTAA
- a CDS encoding DUF3599 family protein has translation MFEEFLNHRCSIYRPEQVETKIKYGIKAAQSEMCKATPDLEDVPCHFYVNSSLAIKQNEPFASIEGEAKLALPYGTDIRENDFVKSRGYLFRAGIPKAVHGNHHIVVTIRREDGIKGAI, from the coding sequence ATGTTTGAAGAATTTTTAAACCACAGATGTAGCATATACCGCCCTGAACAGGTGGAAACAAAAATAAAATACGGTATAAAAGCCGCTCAATCTGAAATGTGTAAGGCCACTCCTGATCTGGAAGATGTGCCTTGCCATTTTTATGTAAATTCATCCTTGGCGATAAAGCAAAATGAGCCTTTTGCATCTATTGAGGGAGAGGCAAAGCTGGCACTGCCATACGGTACCGATATCAGGGAAAATGACTTCGTAAAAAGTAGAGGCTATTTGTTCAGGGCTGGAATCCCAAAGGCGGTGCATGGCAATCATCATATTGTTGTCACTATACGCCGGGAGGATGGCATAAAGGGGGCGATTTAA
- a CDS encoding phage tail sheath family protein produces MAGGTFKLSQPKVRPGVYANLKNGRQPTASGSARGTASIPLIGYDWGPRGKWIIISADSPDGHVAELGRSIYDETNSSMIMLQLLLLNAATVYVYIPDGGAAAKKTITVGSGSLTVTAKYKGTLGNTVKIVSVANPVDGFDVSVVINGSEVELFEGIKTMDELRGVSEYVDFSGTGDMAAFASATLEGGTDTVDGSGNSGISDFLDKSEKVRFNCMCFPSTESSLQTALLTKIKYIRESIGWKCQAVAPNFAADYEGIINLVNSFLYGDRSLTTAEACAWLAGATAGADYVTSLTYAQVTNATSVVGEMNNEASIAAIEAGQTFFSVDDEGNVILEYDINSKVHIDSETPQDIKKNRPLRVYDSFENDCLITFRPGKFDNDEDGWAVVEGLGRSMLQNYSDDGALTNVVLDEDFLVDTGRSVGDSMYLNIGLQAVDSAEKFYISIVAR; encoded by the coding sequence ATGGCAGGTGGAACATTTAAATTATCACAGCCGAAGGTAAGACCAGGCGTATATGCCAATCTGAAAAACGGAAGGCAGCCAACAGCTTCCGGATCCGCCAGAGGAACAGCGAGCATTCCATTGATTGGTTATGACTGGGGACCAAGAGGGAAATGGATTATCATTTCAGCCGATTCTCCGGATGGTCATGTAGCAGAGCTGGGACGTAGCATTTACGATGAGACTAACTCATCTATGATTATGTTACAGCTTTTACTTCTTAATGCCGCTACAGTATATGTATATATCCCAGATGGAGGAGCAGCAGCTAAAAAGACTATTACTGTAGGTTCTGGAAGTCTGACAGTAACCGCAAAATATAAAGGAACTCTTGGAAACACAGTGAAGATCGTATCAGTTGCAAATCCTGTAGATGGATTTGACGTTTCTGTTGTTATTAATGGCTCGGAGGTTGAATTATTCGAAGGCATTAAAACTATGGATGAACTGAGAGGCGTATCCGAGTATGTTGATTTTTCCGGTACAGGCGATATGGCAGCGTTCGCATCCGCAACACTGGAAGGCGGAACCGATACTGTAGACGGCTCTGGAAATTCAGGTATCTCCGATTTCCTGGATAAGTCAGAGAAAGTACGTTTCAACTGTATGTGCTTCCCAAGCACAGAGAGTTCCTTGCAGACAGCACTTCTCACTAAGATCAAGTATATTCGTGAGAGTATCGGTTGGAAATGCCAGGCAGTAGCTCCGAATTTTGCAGCAGATTATGAAGGAATCATTAATCTGGTGAACTCTTTTCTGTATGGAGACAGATCACTGACAACTGCAGAAGCGTGTGCATGGCTGGCAGGAGCTACTGCAGGGGCAGATTATGTAACCTCTCTTACATATGCCCAGGTGACAAATGCTACATCCGTAGTTGGAGAAATGAACAACGAAGCTTCAATCGCAGCCATTGAAGCTGGACAGACATTTTTCAGTGTGGACGATGAAGGAAATGTCATCCTTGAATATGACATTAATAGCAAAGTCCATATTGATTCTGAAACACCACAGGACATCAAAAAGAACCGTCCACTTCGTGTATATGATTCTTTTGAAAATGACTGCCTGATTACATTCCGTCCTGGAAAGTTTGATAATGACGAAGATGGATGGGCTGTAGTGGAAGGCCTTGGACGTTCCATGCTTCAGAATTACTCTGACGATGGAGCACTCACAAACGTAGTTCTTGACGAGGATTTCCTGGTTGATACCGGTAGGTCTGTTGGGGATAGTATGTATCTGAATATAGGATTACAGGCAGTAGATAGTGCTGAAAAATTCTATATTAGCATCGTAGCACGATAG
- a CDS encoding phage tail assembly chaperone — protein sequence MGIDMKAFMKPELKDRGTMEFPGIERYKDAKGNVIPFIIKRLSMKEIKEIRNNYKTKEVYRDKRNGDRPIIGNNGQVAVINDYDGDSAGLEIMVEAFVQPKLDDPELMEYYGVHDRLDMPNIIFPDKDDFKYADDCLMEACGLASKKNDKETVEELKK from the coding sequence ATGGGTATCGACATGAAAGCGTTTATGAAACCGGAACTGAAAGATCGTGGAACAATGGAGTTTCCAGGCATTGAAAGATACAAGGATGCCAAAGGGAATGTTATTCCTTTTATCATCAAAAGACTTTCCATGAAGGAAATTAAAGAGATCAGAAACAACTACAAGACCAAAGAAGTATATCGAGACAAAAGAAATGGTGATCGCCCGATTATTGGAAACAACGGTCAGGTTGCAGTTATTAATGATTATGATGGAGATTCTGCAGGTCTTGAGATTATGGTGGAAGCATTCGTACAGCCGAAGCTGGACGATCCTGAACTGATGGAATATTACGGAGTGCACGATCGTCTGGATATGCCGAACATTATCTTCCCGGATAAGGACGATTTCAAGTATGCTGATGATTGTCTGATGGAAGCGTGTGGACTTGCTTCAAAGAAAAATGATAAAGAGACGGTTGAAGAATTAAAAAAATGA
- a CDS encoding phage tail tube protein, which produces MANERVNRSPLSAREGKVYLDGALIADTCKFQVVFKPDVWSGKQLSEPGTNRRWIGYDIEVTIEEWKTTRRYRNMIDSYLKDGKTPELTIQGVQTDKNSDFYATNKSETVTCVGCVPTDDINLIDMDTDGDVVKESIKFGAKRLA; this is translated from the coding sequence ATGGCAAATGAACGTGTAAACAGAAGCCCCTTATCTGCAAGAGAAGGTAAGGTATATCTGGATGGAGCGCTGATTGCTGACACTTGCAAATTCCAGGTTGTATTTAAGCCGGATGTATGGTCGGGAAAACAGCTTTCTGAGCCAGGAACCAACCGTCGCTGGATTGGTTACGATATTGAGGTCACCATTGAGGAATGGAAAACAACCAGAAGATATCGCAATATGATCGATTCCTACTTAAAGGACGGAAAAACACCTGAGTTGACTATTCAGGGAGTTCAGACAGACAAAAACTCTGATTTCTATGCAACGAATAAGAGTGAGACAGTCACATGTGTTGGATGCGTACCGACTGATGATATCAACCTTATTGACATGGATACTGATGGTGATGTAGTTAAAGAATCCATTAAATTTGGCGCAAAGAGATTAGCGTAA
- a CDS encoding HK97 gp10 family phage protein, with protein MIDASQLEAFARKVEAASTDLKPYMGKTLQEVGEEFLTIVQEAIEGAGNVDTGKLLSSFTKGGSGNVWNLDLGGLTLEIGSTLDYAKYVNDGHRQQPGRFVPGYWEGNHFRYSPGSKSGMVLKASFVAGSHFFDRSVQTLERMFPEMADKAFEQFFRRYFG; from the coding sequence ATGATTGATGCAAGCCAGTTGGAAGCATTTGCAAGGAAAGTGGAGGCTGCCAGCACAGACCTAAAACCGTATATGGGAAAGACCTTGCAAGAAGTTGGAGAAGAATTTCTTACGATAGTGCAGGAAGCCATAGAAGGTGCAGGAAATGTAGACACAGGAAAATTACTTTCCTCATTCACGAAGGGAGGCTCCGGAAATGTTTGGAACCTTGATCTTGGAGGACTGACACTGGAAATCGGATCCACTCTTGATTACGCAAAGTACGTGAATGATGGACACAGACAGCAGCCTGGGCGTTTTGTTCCTGGATACTGGGAAGGAAATCATTTCAGGTACAGTCCTGGTTCAAAATCAGGAATGGTATTAAAAGCCTCGTTTGTTGCCGGTTCACATTTTTTTGACAGGTCAGTGCAAACTCTTGAACGAATGTTTCCAGAAATGGCAGACAAAGCATTTGAGCAGTTTTTCAGACGATATTTTGGATAA